A portion of the Parasedimentitalea marina genome contains these proteins:
- a CDS encoding Gfo/Idh/MocA family protein codes for MSTATNKFSVAIVGFGWWGKHFANRLKSHKTIHIAGVVEPVEANHPNIQAMGLQIFSSLEEAINHDDVDAAILTTPNPLHEEQVIACANAGKHVFCEKPLGLTADSARRSMAACQKAGVQLGIGHERRFEPALLALKSALDKAELGTIMHAEAAFSHDKLIGTPKDDWRTSKAVSPAAGMTAMGIHLTDLFISFFGRVKTVQAMTASRSLGWETGDVVTAQLGFESGVTATLSAVLHTPHFIRMHVFGTEEWIEVLNDTHPDTPGGKVQFLRSRTGTPIQQTAYDWDDAVTRNLEAFVDAAQGRTVYPFSPEEMVHNIEVLEAITLSAEENRTILLEDI; via the coding sequence GTGAGCACCGCAACGAATAAATTCTCCGTCGCCATTGTTGGATTCGGCTGGTGGGGTAAGCATTTTGCCAACCGCCTGAAAAGCCATAAGACCATTCATATCGCAGGAGTGGTCGAGCCCGTCGAGGCAAACCATCCGAATATTCAGGCAATGGGTTTGCAGATATTCTCGTCTTTGGAAGAGGCAATCAATCACGACGACGTCGACGCCGCTATTCTGACCACCCCCAATCCACTGCACGAAGAACAGGTCATCGCCTGCGCCAATGCGGGCAAACATGTATTTTGCGAAAAGCCACTTGGATTGACCGCCGACAGTGCCCGCCGGTCAATGGCTGCTTGCCAGAAAGCCGGAGTGCAATTGGGGATCGGTCACGAACGCCGCTTTGAACCCGCGCTTTTGGCGTTGAAAAGTGCGTTGGACAAAGCCGAATTAGGGACCATCATGCATGCCGAGGCCGCCTTTAGCCACGACAAGCTGATCGGCACGCCCAAAGATGATTGGCGCACATCAAAAGCCGTCTCGCCAGCGGCGGGTATGACAGCAATGGGTATTCACCTAACCGATTTGTTCATCTCGTTTTTCGGTAGGGTCAAGACGGTTCAGGCCATGACGGCCAGTCGATCTTTGGGCTGGGAAACTGGCGATGTTGTCACCGCGCAGCTTGGCTTTGAAAGCGGCGTCACCGCAACGCTTAGCGCTGTATTGCATACCCCCCATTTCATCCGGATGCATGTCTTCGGAACCGAAGAATGGATCGAAGTTCTCAATGACACTCACCCGGATACCCCAGGTGGAAAGGTACAGTTTTTACGATCGCGAACGGGGACACCGATTCAGCAAACAGCCTATGATTGGGATGACGCAGTGACGCGGAATCTTGAGGCATTCGTCGATGCAGCGCAGGGGCGTACGGTTTATCCGTTCAGTCCCGAGGAAATGGTTCACAACATCGAAGTTCTAGAAGCGATCACTCTGTCTGCCGAAGAAAACCGGACTATCCTTCTGGAAGATATCTAA
- a CDS encoding 3-keto-5-aminohexanoate cleavage protein: protein MPIDALPQIMVAPNGARRTTRDHPSVPMQLDDTIATALACKAAGAGGLHAHVRDTDGGHILDAGLYLELLAEMKHRAPDFTVQITTEAVGQYTPKEQRALVTAVMPDFVSIALREMVAGEDDKDLCKFYHWAYVSGIGVQHILYTPEEVLKLASFVEKGVIPAQDLEVLFVLGRYSTNQQSSVSDMSPFVANATQVLKDADWALCAFGQQETSCLAEAVRQGGKARIGFENNLHNSDGSIAVDNAERVHELVAELKREKLADMPN, encoded by the coding sequence ATGCCTATAGATGCTCTACCTCAAATAATGGTAGCGCCAAATGGCGCGCGACGCACAACCCGGGATCATCCTTCAGTGCCGATGCAATTGGACGATACCATCGCCACCGCACTTGCGTGCAAAGCGGCGGGCGCCGGCGGGTTGCATGCTCATGTGCGTGACACTGATGGGGGGCATATTCTGGATGCAGGTCTGTATTTGGAATTGCTGGCTGAGATGAAACACCGCGCGCCCGATTTTACCGTGCAAATAACGACCGAGGCCGTGGGCCAATACACCCCGAAAGAACAACGGGCGCTGGTTACGGCGGTCATGCCAGACTTTGTTTCAATCGCCCTGCGCGAAATGGTAGCAGGCGAAGACGACAAGGATCTGTGCAAGTTCTATCACTGGGCCTATGTGTCAGGGATCGGCGTGCAGCATATTCTTTACACCCCTGAGGAAGTCTTGAAACTGGCTTCATTTGTTGAAAAAGGGGTGATTCCAGCGCAAGATTTGGAAGTACTGTTTGTTCTGGGCAGGTATTCGACCAACCAGCAAAGCAGTGTTTCGGATATGTCGCCATTTGTCGCCAATGCAACGCAAGTTCTTAAAGATGCTGATTGGGCGTTATGTGCCTTTGGTCAACAAGAAACCTCTTGTCTGGCCGAGGCGGTGCGCCAAGGCGGCAAAGCGCGGATTGGTTTTGAAAACAATCTGCACAACAGCGACGGGTCAATTGCGGTGGACAATGCGGAACGTGTTCACGAACTGGTTGCCGAACTAAAGCGTGAAAAATTGGCGGACATGCCAAATTGA
- a CDS encoding LysR family transcriptional regulator: MKNVKIQHLRFFVAVYEENSITAAANRVHATQSGVSMQIRDLETILGLTLFDRASTGVTPTKAGDRIYWRATRILLEIDELQEDVATHTDELYGCVRAGIMPTFAKSILAPALIRFSEQNPYVDVKITEGYSEILTTKVANGELDLAVVPGGDIPVGVRSSHVETDIEVLIQRCTTDSQSRELVNLASAPPLKIMLPGPGNARRSKIDQYLSNFCASDHMIMELDSMMTTLDMVNRGEWSAIVPGCLCIANIDDKNMRLSPVLDPPLTVDYLLIEPITKARSKAVQVFAGELCDEIERGCQQCRDQFTS, encoded by the coding sequence ATGAAGAATGTAAAAATCCAACACTTGCGGTTCTTTGTTGCTGTCTACGAAGAGAATTCGATAACTGCCGCTGCTAATCGTGTTCATGCCACTCAGTCGGGTGTCAGCATGCAAATCCGCGACCTGGAAACGATCCTGGGCTTGACCCTGTTTGATCGGGCGTCGACGGGGGTGACACCGACCAAAGCCGGCGATCGGATCTATTGGCGGGCAACCCGGATTCTGTTGGAAATTGACGAGTTGCAAGAGGATGTCGCAACACATACGGACGAGCTGTATGGCTGTGTTCGGGCGGGCATCATGCCAACTTTTGCAAAATCAATTCTGGCTCCGGCCCTGATCAGGTTCTCAGAACAAAATCCCTATGTCGACGTCAAAATTACCGAAGGCTATAGCGAAATTCTTACCACCAAAGTCGCAAATGGTGAATTGGACCTTGCTGTTGTCCCAGGTGGCGATATCCCGGTTGGTGTTCGTTCTTCGCATGTTGAAACGGATATAGAAGTTCTAATTCAAAGATGCACCACTGACAGCCAGTCCCGTGAACTCGTCAATTTGGCTTCCGCACCTCCATTAAAGATTATGCTTCCAGGTCCGGGCAATGCGCGCCGCTCCAAAATCGATCAGTACCTTAGCAATTTCTGTGCTTCTGATCATATGATCATGGAGCTGGACAGTATGATGACCACATTGGATATGGTGAACCGCGGCGAGTGGTCAGCAATTGTCCCTGGGTGTCTGTGTATCGCAAATATTGATGACAAAAATATGCGACTGTCACCGGTGTTGGATCCTCCTCTGACCGTCGATTACTTGTTGATCGAACCGATAACAAAAGCGCGAAGCAAAGCAGTACAGGTCTTTGCCGGCGAACTGTGTGATGAAATCGAACGCGGTTGCCAACAATGCCGAGATCAATTCACTTCATAA
- a CDS encoding 2-dehydropantoate 2-reductase: MKICIYGAGAIGGYMGAKLALAGVDVSLVARGPHLAAMRDKGLTLLEHGADPVTVPVTVSDDPASLGHQDFVIVTLKAHSVPGIVPMMQPLLGPNSSVVSGVNGVPWWYFHKIGGPLEGTRLTSVDPGNAQWDGIGPDNVLGCVVYPAAEVSEPGTIRHIEGNRFSLGEPDGSKSDRAVALSNMLKSAGLKAPVRPKLRDEIWVKLWGNLSFNPISVLTDATLEVLCTDPGSRAVARAMMVEAQTIAEKLGVKFPIDVDRRLDGGAAVGAHRTSMLQDLDSGRPMEIDALVGSVKELGLRTNTPTPTLDSVLALVQLRARSAGLYS; this comes from the coding sequence ATGAAGATTTGTATCTATGGCGCCGGCGCTATTGGTGGTTACATGGGGGCGAAACTGGCCCTGGCCGGTGTTGATGTCAGCCTGGTCGCACGCGGTCCACATTTGGCGGCGATGCGGGACAAAGGTTTGACGCTTCTGGAACACGGGGCCGATCCGGTCACTGTGCCTGTTACGGTCAGTGACGATCCAGCCAGCCTTGGTCATCAAGACTTTGTAATCGTGACATTAAAAGCCCACTCCGTACCGGGTATTGTGCCAATGATGCAACCGCTTTTGGGGCCGAATAGCTCGGTGGTCAGTGGCGTTAACGGTGTTCCGTGGTGGTACTTCCATAAGATTGGTGGCCCATTGGAAGGCACGCGGTTGACCAGCGTCGATCCCGGAAATGCACAGTGGGACGGTATCGGACCGGACAATGTACTGGGCTGCGTTGTTTACCCGGCCGCAGAAGTCAGTGAGCCGGGCACAATTCGCCATATCGAAGGCAATAGGTTCTCGCTGGGTGAACCTGATGGCTCTAAATCAGACCGGGCTGTCGCCCTGTCGAACATGTTAAAATCGGCGGGCCTGAAGGCGCCTGTGCGGCCAAAACTACGCGATGAGATTTGGGTGAAATTGTGGGGCAATCTGTCATTCAATCCTATCTCGGTTCTTACCGATGCAACCCTGGAAGTATTGTGCACAGACCCCGGCAGTCGCGCGGTGGCGCGGGCTATGATGGTCGAAGCGCAGACAATTGCCGAGAAACTGGGTGTTAAATTTCCGATCGATGTGGACAGACGGCTGGACGGTGGGGCAGCAGTGGGCGCTCATCGTACCTCTATGTTGCAAGACCTTGATAGTGGTCGGCCGATGGAAATTGACGCTTTGGTTGGGTCTGTTAAGGAGCTCGGTCTTCGTACAAATACGCCGACGCCGACTCTTGATAGCGTTCTGGCACTGGTTCAGCTCCGTGCTAGATCTGCAGGATTATACAGCTGA
- a CDS encoding alpha/beta fold hydrolase: MSNLVTGQVTTAGGVRISYQIDGAEDAPWIVLSNSLATDRRVWDPQMEALTKSRCVLRYDARGHGQSGPGTPPYNLGLLADDVVALMDHLGIETAEFMGISLGGMTGLALAIAHPKRVSKLICCDARADSPDAYKAIWDGNIARLHENGISVLCEPTMERWFTAGFLADTANSETLTTVRSMINTTAAAGYEGAARALQNLDLLPNLPKISCAVLYATGEFDMAAPVPVMQAMCDATPQAEFVVIEGAAHLSNLEQPDSFTKAVTAFLGLK; this comes from the coding sequence ATGAGCAACCTGGTAACAGGACAGGTGACCACCGCAGGCGGGGTCCGTATCTCATATCAAATCGACGGAGCGGAAGACGCGCCTTGGATCGTGCTTTCTAATTCCTTGGCAACGGATCGGCGGGTGTGGGACCCACAGATGGAGGCGCTGACCAAGTCGCGGTGTGTTTTGCGATATGATGCCCGTGGCCATGGTCAAAGTGGTCCGGGTACACCGCCCTATAATCTGGGCTTGCTTGCAGATGATGTTGTTGCGTTGATGGACCATCTTGGTATCGAAACGGCTGAATTCATGGGCATTTCACTTGGTGGTATGACTGGCCTGGCCTTGGCAATTGCACATCCGAAACGGGTCAGTAAGCTGATTTGCTGCGATGCTCGAGCCGATTCTCCGGATGCCTATAAAGCTATCTGGGACGGGAATATCGCACGCTTGCATGAAAACGGCATCAGTGTCCTATGTGAGCCCACAATGGAGCGTTGGTTTACTGCTGGATTTCTTGCAGATACGGCGAATTCAGAAACCCTGACCACTGTTCGCTCGATGATCAATACAACTGCTGCCGCAGGGTATGAGGGCGCGGCGCGCGCGCTGCAGAACCTTGATTTATTGCCCAATCTGCCAAAAATATCCTGTGCCGTTTTATATGCAACTGGTGAGTTTGACATGGCGGCACCTGTGCCGGTTATGCAGGCAATGTGTGACGCGACTCCGCAGGCTGAGTTCGTTGTGATCGAAGGGGCAGCTCATTTGTCGAACCTGGAACAGCCAGACAGTTTCACCAAAGCCGTTACGGCGTTTTTGGGTTTGAAGTAA
- a CDS encoding AEC family transporter, whose protein sequence is MVNVLAPIFAITLIGFVLGRSKIELHAGTLSTTVLLVATPALIFSSLTSYGVTPTMLLEMAAAAILCLSASAVLSMLTIKMFGLSMRSFLPSLMLPNSGNMGLPLVMLAFGDEGLKLGVSYFFFVALVQHSVGFSIASGSYSMSHLLKQPLIYAVAAVILVSTTGIAVPEVVLTTTEILGGMMVPAMLILLGSSLAGLTISDLRPALVVAVSRLVIGVLSALAVIWVLGLEGRVAGVVFLLSTMPTAIITYVFAQRYRPEPGQIASAVVASTLLTFGCLPFLLWFAVKVLEQS, encoded by the coding sequence ATGGTAAATGTTCTGGCCCCTATCTTTGCTATTACGTTAATTGGTTTTGTGCTTGGGCGATCCAAGATTGAACTTCACGCGGGAACGCTCAGCACAACTGTTCTTTTGGTTGCTACGCCTGCGCTGATCTTCTCGTCTCTCACATCCTATGGTGTGACACCCACGATGTTGTTGGAAATGGCCGCAGCGGCGATTCTTTGTCTATCGGCTTCTGCCGTGTTGAGCATGCTGACTATCAAGATGTTCGGCTTGTCCATGCGGTCCTTTCTGCCTAGCCTGATGTTGCCAAATTCCGGAAACATGGGCCTGCCACTGGTCATGCTGGCCTTTGGGGACGAGGGGCTGAAACTGGGCGTGTCCTATTTTTTTTTTGTTGCGCTTGTCCAGCACTCTGTTGGTTTTTCGATCGCCTCGGGCAGTTATTCTATGAGTCATCTGTTAAAGCAGCCGCTGATCTACGCTGTGGCTGCGGTGATCCTGGTTTCCACAACAGGGATAGCCGTTCCTGAGGTCGTTTTGACCACCACTGAAATACTTGGCGGAATGATGGTTCCTGCAATGTTGATACTTCTTGGCAGTTCACTGGCGGGGCTAACAATCTCGGACTTAAGGCCGGCGCTCGTCGTGGCTGTCTCCAGACTGGTAATAGGGGTGCTATCCGCACTCGCTGTCATCTGGGTTTTGGGTTTAGAGGGCAGGGTTGCGGGGGTGGTGTTTTTGCTGTCCACGATGCCAACGGCGATCATAACTTATGTGTTTGCACAACGTTACCGCCCAGAACCGGGCCAGATCGCCAGCGCAGTGGTTGCATCAACGCTGTTGACCTTTGGTTGCCTGCCTTTTCTGCTATGGTTTGCGGTAAAAGTTTTGGAGCAGAGTTAA
- a CDS encoding flavin reductase family protein translates to MNALATDLSVESIDPLALRDVLGQFATGVTIITTIGDNGAPVGLAANSFSSVSLDPPLILWSLSLKAPSLTAFRSHSSFAINILCDQSKDLALNFSRPSEDKFAGVDWRTGLNGIPVLAQASAVLECETVDRFAGGDHEIYLGRVCRISKDDKNPLLFHKGQFSKIGASL, encoded by the coding sequence ATGAACGCGCTTGCTACAGATCTCAGCGTCGAGAGCATCGACCCTTTAGCCCTTCGCGATGTCTTGGGCCAGTTCGCAACAGGGGTAACAATTATCACAACGATCGGCGACAATGGCGCCCCCGTCGGGCTCGCCGCTAACTCATTTTCGTCAGTATCGCTGGATCCACCGCTTATCTTGTGGAGCTTGTCGTTGAAGGCGCCCAGCCTGACCGCTTTCCGCTCTCACTCGTCTTTTGCCATCAACATTCTATGCGACCAGTCAAAAGACCTGGCTCTGAACTTCTCACGTCCATCCGAAGATAAATTCGCTGGTGTTGATTGGCGCACGGGGCTGAATGGCATCCCGGTATTAGCTCAGGCTTCGGCTGTTTTAGAGTGTGAGACTGTCGACCGCTTCGCCGGCGGAGATCACGAGATTTATCTGGGCCGCGTATGCCGCATCAGCAAGGACGACAAGAATCCCTTGTTGTTTCACAAAGGCCAGTTCTCGAAAATTGGAGCCAGCCTGTGA
- a CDS encoding LLM class flavin-dependent oxidoreductase: protein MQLSFFTMPIHPLNKPVWQSIQEDREAFILADELGFVEGYCGEHTTDQAEIITSTVAFLASLAYETKNIRLGTGTVNLPNSHPARVAAEVAMLDHMLKGRFNFGISPGGLMSDAEVFGNLDKDRNAMFIECINMVLQIWEGKAPYNLQGDYYSVTTEKTMMPEIGQGEFIKPYQDPHPPIVGTVVAPYSKGVTAMAARGWEPISANFLLPKWVATHWPNYAEGCAQGGREAKFENWSVAKNLCVADDMATAKRYARDPNSPYVLYFKQLLTKLRSGGRLNLFKEDQNMNDEDVTLDYVLDRLVIYGDPSSVADQVLAFQEQTGPFGKLVYAGQDWLDYNLGRRSMILMAEQVLPKINTAIGAGEQ from the coding sequence ATGCAGTTATCATTTTTCACAATGCCCATTCACCCGCTGAACAAGCCTGTATGGCAAAGTATTCAGGAGGACCGTGAAGCATTTATCCTGGCCGATGAGCTTGGCTTTGTGGAAGGATATTGCGGTGAGCACACCACGGATCAGGCCGAAATCATCACCTCGACCGTCGCCTTTCTTGCCAGCCTGGCCTATGAAACCAAGAATATCCGGTTGGGCACTGGCACAGTAAATCTGCCCAATTCGCATCCCGCACGGGTCGCTGCTGAGGTGGCGATGCTGGATCATATGCTGAAGGGCCGTTTTAATTTTGGTATTTCGCCCGGCGGGTTGATGTCGGACGCCGAAGTGTTTGGTAACCTTGATAAAGATCGCAACGCTATGTTTATCGAGTGCATCAACATGGTGCTGCAGATCTGGGAAGGCAAAGCACCTTACAACTTGCAGGGCGACTATTATTCGGTGACCACCGAGAAAACCATGATGCCGGAAATCGGACAGGGCGAATTTATTAAACCCTACCAGGATCCGCATCCGCCGATTGTCGGCACTGTTGTAGCCCCGTACTCTAAGGGTGTTACCGCCATGGCAGCACGTGGATGGGAGCCGATTTCTGCAAACTTCTTACTGCCCAAATGGGTCGCTACCCATTGGCCAAACTATGCCGAGGGCTGTGCCCAGGGCGGGCGGGAAGCCAAATTTGAAAATTGGAGCGTGGCCAAGAACCTCTGTGTCGCAGACGACATGGCAACGGCTAAACGCTATGCCCGCGATCCTAACAGCCCCTATGTTCTGTATTTCAAACAACTGCTGACCAAGCTGCGCTCGGGCGGACGATTGAATCTGTTCAAAGAAGATCAGAACATGAATGACGAGGATGTGACGCTAGATTACGTGCTGGATCGTCTGGTCATTTACGGTGATCCGTCAAGTGTGGCCGATCAGGTTCTGGCCTTCCAAGAGCAGACCGGCCCCTTTGGTAAGTTGGTCTATGCGGGTCAGGATTGGCTGGACTATAATCTGGGCCGCCGTTCGATGATCTTAATGGCAGAGCAGGTTCTGCCCAAAATCAACACAGCAATTGGGGCGGGTGAACAATGA